The sequence below is a genomic window from Lolium perenne isolate Kyuss_39 chromosome 4, Kyuss_2.0, whole genome shotgun sequence.
AAAGGGGAGACATAGAAGAGCaaggaggtggccacaccacccctaggtgcgggcCCCCCTGATCGCACCtaggtatggtgtgggcccctcgggcgcccaccgacatcgccctttcgcctataaattgaCATCCtcaggaaaaacctaaatacccgagcctccatcaacGAAAAGTTCCCTAGCCGCCATTTTCGACCCAagatcgggagggttctgaagctctcccCGGCACCCtatcggagagggagatcatcaccggaggcctcttcatcaccatgcccgctTTCGAAGTGATGCATGGGTAGTTCGTCTTTGAACtaggggtccatagaagtagctagatggttgtcttctcctctttatgcttcatgtttaaatcttgtgtgctgtgtaacatgatcaagatcatctttatgtaatgctacatgttgtgtttgctgggatccgatgaatattgaatactatgattGAGTTTATAATAGACCTGttttatatgttatttgtgatcttgcatgctctccgttgctaatagatgctctggccaagtatgtgcttgtgactccaagagggagtatttatggtcgatagtgagttcatgcctctagaaatctgggagagtgacaataacacctaaggttgtagatgtgctgttgctactagggagaaaacaacaatgctttatccaaggataattttattgtttactttacacactttagttaatgcaataatctattgcttgcaacttaatacccaaagttgttcggatgatatcccgagggtggattattagtcatagatgcagttggattacggtctatgaatcttgttgtaatgcccaaatgaatctcatagtaatcatcttgtcatgtatggtctttattctgtcaattgctcaGCTATAATTTATTTACCCAAcatattatttatctttatggagaaacacctctagtgaactatggactccggtcctttcttttacactgataatacCATCTACTGCAAATACCTGTTCTATTTCCTTACTGCAAGCATTGTTTcctttatttcactgcaaacaaacatctctttccacactatatgtTTAATccgttgttttcagcaaaaccagtgagattgacaacctcgctgtaagTTGGGGCGAAGTATTTTGGTCGTGTTgtctgcaggttccacgttgttgctgacaccagtagtgcgccctgccaaagtcagccagcaacaaccttcagaagtgatttctttctcctactggtcgattaaaccttggtttctttctgagaaaaaacttgatgttgtgctcatcataccttcttcTTGGGGTTTTCCAACTGCATTACTCTGCACAACATCGGGTACTTGTAGGTTTTAGTTGAGCATGAACATATAAGGTGAATTATTACATAAGGTTGCTATTATGGTTGATCACTATGGTTATACTAAAGAATGGTGGTTAAGGTTGATGTCAAGTAATCAACAAATTAGGGGTTGTCATTAGTTAATCATGTAAGGTATACCCAAAATGAAGACATTAAATGCTAACTTCATTTGAATTTGGGGCTTGTACTACTTTTAGGAGAACATGAGCATGCATTTAGTTGTCACATAAAATTATGGAATTAGGGTTAGTACATGATAGAATTAGGGATTGCTATTTGTCATACAACTTACACAAATAATTTGTTGAGTAAATTTGAAATTAAGAAACAACCTTTTAAATACTAGTTAATAATGGTTTTtagcatgtgtttattttacatcATTTTTTAAAGGGAATTAAGATAAATATCATTTTAGGATTTAAATACTAGTAATGGAGTAGTAATAAAACAAAAATTAATTTTGAGTGTTTTCTTCATTTTCTAAATGATTATTATTTATTTTAGAATTTCGTACCCACTAGTTATAATGGTATGGATATGGTAGTGGTCCGTCCTACCCATACCATACCTATTGCCATTGAAGATGAATCGATTATGCATTATTATTTCATTGCAGTGTGACTAGAAAAATCTGGTTCTTTATAATTACTTTAAAGTGTATCATAGAAATCACTATGAACCGATTTACGAGAATTTTAATGGTCAATCATGGGTTGACATTAAGCAGGTTGGAGACTCACTTCGAACTCTGTTAAATGGTGGGAGTTGGTCTTCAAGGAGTGCATGATCCTAGAGGTGGACAACCTCGGCTACATAGTTAGCACTCTACTAAAGATACCACAGTAACTGGAGAACGGATGAACATCTCTAAAGAGATCTTGATGGCTACGAAACACCTGGAATTGTGTGCATCACCATTGCAGACGGAGCTAGATCAAGACGAGATGCCAAGCTCGCCATAGGCAAAGAAGATGATGGCACATGGGACCTGGACTACCCCAATTTCAAGGCTTGAGGAGTCTATCTTTGTTTTGCCAATTTAGCTGCGAGTAGTGTTTCTTTTCATCTCGTGTTTAATGTGATGTGATGGTTTATACATACGGAATTGCTAGTTCTCAATAGACTGAGAACGAAGCTCGTGCTTAATAGACTCCTGCAACGTCGGATTTGCATCGCGATTCATgcatttgagttgcaagttggGTCGTAGATGTGATTTTTTCAGTTGCAAATAGGATTGCAAGTGAGGTTACAACTACGAAAATTGCCTCCCAACTATTAGATTTTCTCCATGATCCATGCTAATGATGAGTTGCAACATGGGTTGCAAGTGAGATTCAATGGAGTCGACGGAAAACTAGTCACACCCTTCTACATATGGTTGTGGTCTTCTATAGGCTGCAAAACTCCTTAGCTTGTAGTTTTCTGAAAAGTTCTGCAAAACTTGCTTTTTTGTGTGACGGGTGAGAGACCTGTTTCATGTTTCATTGTTCAACAATAGAACCGGGATGTGACCCATGTCGATCTACAGGAATGTTAATAAAATGAATCACATTGCCATGTTATGTCCAAATGTTAATACTCCTACTCCCTCTAATTTATAGTACCTGTCCCTAGTGTACAACACGGACACACACAAGTATACACACCATATATGAGAACAGTTGCCAATCAAATTCTAATTCTAGGATTTGATTTGGAATCTGGTTTAGTGAATCGACAAACAAATGTGTAATAATTACTTCATGGTATCATGTTTTTGACAATAAGGAAATTAATTGAACTCGTACTTTTGATGGTTGGGGAATTTTACAATTTGTGGTGTGAAGCAGTAACAAAGATGGAATTGCGAATCGTGCACGAGAGAAGAGACTATGGATTGGCATTCTGCGCCTTCGATTGCCCGTCAATGCGCCGGCGCACCGGCGAGTCTGGAAGCCGACGTACGGAAGTTATCGCGGACACGTTGACGGCCCTGCGGCTGACGCACCCCGTCAGCAGCCCCACCGGCCGCTCCCGGTTCTGCCTTATCGTCACCGGGGCCCTTCCGCGGCCGCTCCCCCGGGCGCCGGCGTAGCCTCCACCGCGCTCCGACGGGGCGGACATGTCCACGGCGCTCGCGGTCACCACGCTCCATTGGATGCTCGCCTCGCTGGGCTCGTAGACGCAGTCGTCGATCATGAGACTCTTGATCTCGAACAGGTCCGAGCTCGACTCGCTCCCGCTGTCATTGTCGTCGTCGCGGCCTCCGCCTCTGCCGCCGCTGACCTTGACCGGAGCTTGAAGAGTGAAGCTTCCTCTCCTAAAGCTCCCGCTCATGTACTCGGCCGCCTTCTCCTCCCTCCAGATGGCTGCCACTTTCGCGGCGCCAAGGTTCAAATTTGGTTGGGGGCCGGAAGCAACCACGCCACCACGGTTGCCGTCGCCTGCTCGCTCGAGGTTagccttctccatcctcaggtctTCGTACCACTCGATTCTGCGCGCCGCCGTCTTGTTGCTTGATTCGGCGGGCTCCTTCGCCGCGCCGCCGTCATCGATGCGCACGGCCCTCTTCCCGGAGCACGGACGAAGAAGCTCGCCGACCTGCAGGCAGCACTTCTTCCCGCTGTATCCCGGGCGGCGACGCGCGTCCCGGAGAAGCACGCTCTGGCTGCTGGCGCTGGCCCCTGAGCCGGTGCTCGCCGCCGACGCGCACGTCCACGCCGGCTTGCTCACCGGAACAGCGGACCTCGCCACCGTCTCCACGGGCACGGCGGAGCCCTCCTTGCGGTCGTGGTCCATTGCACCCTTGAAGTACCGCTCCGCCGAGAACACGTCGAGCTCGCCGTCAGCGTAAGTGCGCTGCCGGCTCGGGGTACTGCTCTTCAGCGGCAATGGCACCCTCGCTTGGCCGGCGTTGATGGCCTCACTGGTGAGGTCAAGGTAGGCCGGTAAGGTGTGGTTCCGCCGCCGGCCGAACAGCTCCTGTTCGTAGCGGACCTTCAAATCACCATTTCTTTTGTGCTCCATCCTGCAGTGCAATCAAAAACAGCACTAGAACTCCTAGTATTATCAACTATCTAGTTTTCATGTATCTCAATCCACAAACACAGAAACGGCTAGATTGTCCACGCTTATATAGACAACACAAACATATAGTATAATAAATAAAAGTGGTTTGGTTAATCGATTAATTTTCTTTTGTTGCTAATCTGTCTCTGTGAAGCAACAGTGTGGGCAACAGGGATGAGATAATGAGACTGCGAAGGTTCAGAGAGAGAATTATTGGGGCACGGAGGGCCACGTTTTCGCATAAATTCTTGGGAACTTCGGATTCGATGCAAGAAATAATCTGATGGAGGTGGTGGTTGGGGCCTCAACATCCACAAGTCACAGGGGCTCCTGGAATTCTGATGAATCTCTTGCTAACGTTAACACTTCCGTTGAAACTGTTTTGCAGTGCAAAGCAAACAGTGACGTGCCTAAAGGGAAACTGGGGAGACAGTCAGTTTCTTGTCCATTAGGACATGTAAGACAACGGAAATTCGGGAAACAATGATGCTTAGAAATTTGGGGGACAATGATGCTTGTCTCCATGTAAGACATACAATCGGGATGATAAGGTTGCCGTGTGGGCACACGCAAGATTTTTTTGGTGTATACAGATAATGTTTGGGCAGATATAGGTATGTAAATTAAGCTGAAAATATATCATATTTTTTGTGTGCCAAATGATAAGTAAGAAGAAAACGAAACACAAAGTGATATCTGAAAATGGCATTTTGTTCAAGGATTGGGATTCTTTATTAGAACGCTAGCCACCACCTCTCACTTTCAGATAAGAGTTTTCAATAAATATATCACTTTCAGATAAGAGTTTTCCAATAAATGATATTGGTATGTAAATCTCGCTAGCCATCGTCGAGATTTCCTTTAGATTTAGAATTTATAAACTTTTATCTTTTGGATAATTGGAATGATGTTTCATTTTCATGGCTTTGTCATCCCGAGATTTTCGTAACTAGACCCCATATTGACATATTTGACAAAACAATGATCAATACTTAGTTGTCAATTAGACGATACCGAGTTGCCAAATTATAACAACTTAGTTTTCATGTCCATGTCTTTATTCGGCATCAATGTAAGGTTGCATGATACTACTTTTGGTGGAACGGTATCACCTCTTAGTTATTGGAGACAATTTTTTCCTTTTCAAAAAGGGGATAaacgccccagcctctgcatcgtggtgatgcGCACAACCTTTATTAAAAGTTTAGTGGTAGCACAATAGTATGAATTACAAAACTCACGGATCACTCATGATCAATACATTAACCAACCATGAGCACAAAGATACTCTGTAAACTAAGCCAACTAAGCATCCTGTAGTCGACTAGTGTGACACCAACCAGCCTGGGACAAGATAACCTGTGCGACCATCTGTAGATGgttcctgacataggcatccccaatgggcctgccgaagaaggtacccggagtttactgaaggcccacgagtcgACGAATATGGAggtcggaagcccaattagttattgataaggaaagatagaattgtattaggaaatagagagatttgtaactttacgggttgaactcaaagagtctcccggaatctgtaaacttgtgtaatacgaaacccttagctccgcctcttatataagggggagtcgagggacgaagagggcatcgatttcattgtcaacacaaccctagttttctagcagtcgagtacttttccggctgaaaccctcgagatctacttgccctctacttccaactaaaccctagtctacaatccgtaggcattgacaagttaatcccttgtcaattggcgccgtctgcggGAATTTGTTCATCAGATCAGGAAGAGTTTCCGACGGAGAGTTGCGAGGAAATATGGTGTTATAAACCAGGGCTAATGTCCTTGTGCACAAATCAAGAAAATCGCGAACTTGACttgcgcggtcttgaaatctgacgatttgtcggGTACGTTCAGGCGTAGCCCAAAAGTAAGAACCATGTTCTAATGCAAGTTTGATAAGCACATTTGAcctagcttcaacacgttgatcttcggcagcagtatccaaaaaagaacctaccCAGCGGAAGCATCAACGAGAGATGGAAAACAAGTAGGATAAAGTTGAAAAGATCAAACTCAGGAAGTATacctgccatatccaagctagagtcattcatcagttgaagcatgtAATCTTCCCGCGAAGTAGCTTTTGCAGCTTCAGTAACCGTGGCTTCCTTTAACGCTAGGGCTTCctgagcctgttgaagagcaaattTTTTCCTTCTCGGAAgattttcgagattgctccattatcACGAGAGCCTGTTTTTTCATCGACTGAAGCTGCCGTCGAAGTTCGTTCTTCTATCTGATCAGCGCTCGAGGAACCTTCAATAAACTTGTCAACAGAAGTTTTCCTCGAATAGGAAGTGGCCGGTAAAGCATCCGAAGAATGAggcaccacggtatagttgtcaaaaaccaactggagaGAAAATTTTGACATCAATCACTTTGGCAAAATAGTTTTCCATTAATTCATTGAGATATTTACATGTTCATTACATGAATTGGTTCCTAGTGAACCAATGGTAAGCTGTCGCGATACGGTACTAAGGCGGCAGCATTAAAAGAAGCACAAAATGAAAAATAAAGAcatgatggtctacttgacctccggcttcgaagaACTGGGGGAAGGAGTtggcttgtatccgaggaaggagatGATCTTCTTCGAGTAGGGTTTAGCAGCCCTAATCAAGGATTGCCACCTctctgtcttcatcttcttcacttcACCAACCTTCGTCCAGTCGACGCTTTGTTGGCTTTCGGTGaccaaagctatggtgccttcaacgccaatcttcagatTTTCTTGCCGAAGATTTAGCCCAAGGTCTTCTTCGGGAAGGAAGTGCTTGAGAAGAGCAGCGAAGGTGTTGGGCTattccttcttcgggaagaaatatggGAAAAGACGCGAAAATGCCGTCTTAGCATCGGAGATGCCGCGGCGCACTTCatccccatgaatttcaaggagaGAAAGAGCATCGAGAAGACGGTCATCTTCGGGTTTCTCCAGTTCAAAGTCCTGGCTCATTTTCCCTGCTGAAACAAACTTCGGATTACCAACATGAGTACGGAATAAAAGTGTTTGGGAGCAACTCGAACAAAAAAATTAGCGGACTTACTGACAAAACGCCGGTTTTGTGACTCCAAACGGGCGATGATATCTTCCTCACGAGCAGTTTGCTGGGTTGTGTTGTCGCTTAAGGCAGTCTCAGCGTCATGGAGCCTTTTTCGAAGACTCTCGACAGAGGCAGCGTCAAGTTCAGCCTTttcgcgagctttttcgctttgctccagcTTGAGAGCAAGGTCATCAGCACGTTTATTGGCTTTGGCGAGAGCCTCTAGCAAGGAAAAGAGTGACAATGTTACAACAAAATAGCAATGGAACAATTTACTCGACAGGAGGAGACAAGAGGAATACCTTTCAAATTGTCGACAGTGTTGAGTACCTTGTACTCAATGAATTGAGTACCAAGGCGGATGAATTGACCCATCAGGGACTGATCAAAAAAGGAAGTTCCGCGGAAAGGTTCAGATGGAAAAAACCAGTTAGAAGAAAACACAAAATAGTTGTAAAGATAGTTACGCAACTAAAGGAACAGTTGCTGAACTCCCGGTCAAGAGAGCCGTTTCTTTGCCAAGTTCAACCCTCTCCCTCTTCGGCGAAGGGGCTCGGGGGCTAGTGGCTGGAGTCGACATTTCCAGATTTTGCTGAGGAGGAGAGGTTTCCTCCACAGCACGACGAGTTTCCGAAAGAACCAATGTTTGCGACGTGCTCGTGGGAGCAGTCACATTAACAATAGGCTCTTCTTCGTCGCCACTGTGTACCAAAAATAAGTATGAGAATACTCAAAAAAGAAATATACTGAATAAAAAAGACGACAGAGACTTACGAGCTAACGAGGGCGTCGTTGTAAGGGTTGAAGGCTTCCTCTTCTTCGGGGGAAGTTTCTTCGGCAAGAGAttcgccggctttggaggtgccagagtcTTCCACTTCACCCCTTTTTCTTTTATTCTGCGGGGAAGCAGGAGAAGGAAGAGAGTGTACAGACTCAGAAGCTTCAGAATCAGCATCTGTTTCAGAGGAAGCTGCGGATCTGTGAGAACCCGCAATTTCGCTCTCAGGACGAGAAGTACCCTGGGTGTCATCGGTAACGatggtccattccttgacttccccaccttcaggaaggggaggtagAGAGGATATAACTTGATGCTTCTGCACAAGGAAAAGATATGTCGACGACAAGTTATACCAATGAATTTAGCAACATAGTAGCCGACAAAAGTTGCCGACAAAAGTTGAAATCGGGAGAACAAAGATAGCTTACCTTGGGGAGGGCATTGGTgccgctatacggctccacgcgacaTGAGGATTGAATGGTATCCTTCTTGCTCAGCGACGAAATCTTCCGAACAAGCTTCTCCAGGTATTTTACCGACAGATCCTTGGAGAAGCGGTCGACGTCCTTATCACCAGCATACATCTAGAGAGGgttcttgcgagcctgcagaggcttcaCCCTAACCCTGAGGAAATACATAGTAATCTGAATACCCGAAAGCTCTTTGCCGCGGGTATTCTGGAGTTCGTGGATGCATTTCATCAGTGCCTCTATCGCCGTTTTCTCTtcatcggtagcttcagcatcccacgaTCGACGCCGGAAGATCTTCTCGCTACCATCAAAAGGCGCGACATTGTACTCTTGCGAGTCAACGTGCTCTTCATGGATataaagccatcttttgcgccacccttgaacagagtcagggaatttgacatcgaagtattcgACATCTGGATGGACGCAGCTAACAACACCACCTACATTATAGGCAGTGTTGTGGGAGCTGTTGCGGCGGACAAGGAATATGCGTTTCCACATGCCCCAATTGGgatgggtcccgagaaagcattcacagagggtgatgaagatagagatgtggaggatggaattgggggtgagCTGATGCAGCTGCAGCCCGTAAACAAAGAGTAATCCACGAAgaaattgtagggattcgttgcatagaaaacaaaaattttcctaccgcgagaacgcaatccgagccaagatgcaatctagaagacgggagcaacgaggagatgatcgagactcacccttgaagatttccaaagcctacaagagtaggctcttgttgctgcggtagacgatcacttgctgcttgcaaaagcacgtagaagatcttgatcacggtgccacgatcgggcagcacctccgtactcggtcacacgttcggtgttgatgaagatgacgtccttctccccgttccagcgggcaacggaagtagtagctcctccttgaatccggcagcacgacgacgtggtggcggtggtggtggagaactccggcggagcttcgctaagcgtgcgggagaggtggaggagagagggggcggctagggtttgggagaggggggcgccggccactatagggtgcggccaccttgtggtcttggggtggctggccccctccccttggcccctcataatataggtggaacccccaagtgttggactacaagtcttcgaataagaccccaacccaaaaccttccatgtagtagggaaacctacccaaggtgggcctcccacttgaggtgggattccccccttccatgtgggggggtggccggcccccttggtggagtccaccttggactcccccttctagggttggtcggccatgggaggtggcgtcccttcgggactccgccttccaaattgatttcttccggacttttctagaaccttctaaaaccttccataaaatcttccggatcattttataacttataaaatgacttcctatatatgaatcttattctccggaccattccggaactcctcgtgatgtccgggatcccatccgagacttcgaacaatacttcgaactccattccatattcaagttctaccatttcaacatcaaaccttaagtgtgtcaccctacggttcacgaactacgtggacatggttgagtactctctccgaccaataaccaatagcgggatctggagatccataatggctcccacatattcaatgatgacttcagtgatcgaatgaaccattcacatacgataccaattccctttgtcacgcgatattttacttgtccgaggtttgatcatcggtatcactctataccttgttcaacctcgtctcctgacaagtactctttactcgtaccatggtatgtggtctcttatgaacttattcatatgcttgcaagacattagacgacattccaccgagagggcccagagtatatctatccatcatcgggatggacaaatcccactgttgatccatatgcctcaactcatactttccggatacttaatcccacctttataaccacccatttacgcagtggcgtttgatgtaatcaaagtacctttccggtataagtgatttacatgatctcatggtcataaggactaggtaactatgtatcgaaagcttatagaaaataacttaatgacgtgatcttatgctacgcttaattgggtgtgtccgttacatcattcatacaatgatataaccttgttattaataacatccaatgttcatgattatgaaactaatcatccattaatcaacaagctagttaagaggcatactagggactctttgttgtttacatatcacacatgtattaatgtttcggttaatacaattatagcatggtatataaacatttatcataaacataaagatatataataaccacttttattattgcctcttgggcatatctccaacagtctcccacttgcactagagtcaataatctagattacattgtaatgtacctaacacccatggcattctggtgttggtcatgcttttccctagggagagctttagtcaacggatctgctacattcagatcagtgtgtactttgtaaatctttacttctccatctttgatgtactcgcgaatcgagtgataacgtagcttgatatgcttcagcctcttgtgtgaccttggttcttgtgcattggcgatggcacccatgttgtcacagtagatgactagtgggtccaatgcactaggaaccacaccgagctctacaatcaacctcttcatccataccgcttctgatgaagcctctgaagccgctatgtactctgattcaattgaagacttcgccaccgtgcactgcttcgagcttgcccagccatcgcagcaccattcaatataaacacgtacccagactgtgacttagagtcatcaggatcagtgttccaacttgcatcggtgtaacttgttacaacgagctcttggtcacctccataacaaagaaacatatccttagttcttttcaagtacttcaggatattcttgaccgctgtccagtgttccatccctggatcactgatacgtctccgacgtatcgataatttcttatgttccatgccacattattgatgttatctacatgttttatgcacactttatgtcatattcgtgcattttctggaactaacctattaacaagatgccgaagtgccgattctgttttctgctgtttttggtttcagaaatcctagtaagaaaatattctcggaattggacgaaatcaaagcccaggggcctatttttccacgaagcttccagaagtccgaagacgaaacgaagaggggccacggggtggccaaaccctagggcggcgcggccccacccctggccgcgcggccctatggtctgggctcctcgcgccgcctcttgacctacccttccgcctacttaaagcctccgtgacgaaacccccagtaccgagagccacgatacggaaaaccctccagagacgccgccaacgccgatcccatctcgggggatccaggagatcgcctccggcaccctgccggagaggggaatcatctcccggaggactctacgccgccatggtcgcctccggtgtgatgtgtgagtagtctacccctggactatgggtccatagcagtagctagatggttgtcttctccccattatgctatcattgtcggatcttgtgagctgcctaacatgatcaagatcatctatctgtaattctatatgttgcatttgttgggatccgatgaatagagaatacttgttatgttgattatcaaagttatatctacgtgttgtttatgatcttgcatgctttccgttactagtagatgctctggccaagtagatgcttgtaactccaagagggagtacttatgctcgatagtgggttcatgctgcattgacacctgggacgatgtgagaaagttctatggTTGTGTTGAGCTGTTGATACTAGGtaaaaaacattgatgctatgtctaaggatgtagctgttgattacattacgcaccatacataatgcaattgtctgtagctttgcaacttaataccggagggttcggatgataacacgaa
It includes:
- the LOC127293590 gene encoding protein PHYTOCHROME KINASE SUBSTRATE 1; its protein translation is MEHKRNGDLKVRYEQELFGRRRNHTLPAYLDLTSEAINAGQARVPLPLKSSTPSRQRTYADGELDVFSAERYFKGAMDHDRKEGSAVPVETVARSAVPVSKPAWTCASAASTGSGASASSQSVLLRDARRRPGYSGKKCCLQVGELLRPCSGKRAVRIDDGGAAKEPAESSNKTAARRIEWYEDLRMEKANLERAGDGNRGGVVASGPQPNLNLGAAKVAAIWREEKAAEYMSGSFRRGSFTLQAPVKVSGGRGGGRDDDNDSGSESSSDLFEIKSLMIDDCVYEPSEASIQWSVVTASAVDMSAPSERGGGYAGARGSGRGRAPVTIRQNRERPVGLLTGCVSRRAVNVSAITSVRRLPDSPVRRRIDGQSKAQNANP